One window from the genome of Molothrus ater isolate BHLD 08-10-18 breed brown headed cowbird chromosome 5, BPBGC_Mater_1.1, whole genome shotgun sequence encodes:
- the CCDC59 gene encoding LOW QUALITY PROTEIN: thyroid transcription factor 1-associated protein 26 (The sequence of the model RefSeq protein was modified relative to this genomic sequence to represent the inferred CDS: deleted 1 base in 1 codon), whose translation MAAAKRDGPGSPAAAAKAGAAPAGPGRKRRWRPVLLRSVVGSVQEGRGFAFRRKQKIERQYRKLLKKRRQVHSQQDDQFTDTYPEHLKHLYLAEEAKLKKRRRTPDDSVSSEEKLNKAAESVGTQEKFKNKTSNQKAKEDYEKIKAEHARKKEEAEKRKQQREEAQRLYKKKKMEAFKILSKKTKKGQPNLNLQVEFLLQKIQQNT comes from the exons ATGGCGGCGGCGAAGCGCGATGGGCCTGGGTCGCCAGCGGCGGCGGCCAAGGCGGGCGCGGCG CCCGCGGGCCCGGGCCGAAAGCGGCGGTGGAGGCCCGTCCTGCTGCGCAGCGTTGTCGGCAGCGTCCAGGAGG GACGAGGATTTGCGTTTCGGAGGAAACAAAAGATTGAACGGCAGTACAGGAAATTGctgaaaaagagaagacaagtgcattcccagcaggatgatCAGTTTACAGATACCTATCCAGAGCACTTGAAACATCTTTACCTTGCAGAGGAAGCAAAGCTTAAGAAGCGGCGCAGGACTCCAGATGATTCAGTGTCATCAGAAGAAAAGCTTAATAAAGCAGCCGA GTCAGTTGGGACTCaagagaagtttaaaaataaaacatccaaTCAGAAGGCAAAAGAAGACTATGAGAAAATAAAGGCTGAGCATGCTAGAAAGAAAGAG gaagcagaaaaaagaaaacagcaaagagaAGAAGCGCAACGTTtgtacaagaaaaagaaaatggaagcttttaaaatactgagtaagaagacaaaaaaaggaCAGCCAAATCTAAATTTACAAGTagaatttcttcttcagaaaatacagcaaaatacaTAA